In the genome of Gloeotrichia echinulata CP02, one region contains:
- the tnpA gene encoding IS200/IS605 family transposase, whose amino-acid sequence MPLRLFGQVLPRKGSHSVFSIRQHFVFVTKYRRKTITASMLERLPEIFANVCRKTKCRLIEFSGEVDHVHLLVDFHPDNNLSVLVGSLKSASSRIIQKEFSEHLSNFYRQPVFWSSSYYVSSTGGAPIEKIKQYIQSQESPNE is encoded by the coding sequence CTGCCCCTCCGCCTCTTTGGTCAAGTTCTTCCCAGAAAAGGCTCTCATTCTGTTTTCTCTATTCGCCAACATTTTGTGTTTGTAACCAAGTACAGACGCAAAACAATAACCGCTTCAATGTTGGAACGGTTGCCAGAAATATTTGCAAATGTCTGTAGAAAAACCAAGTGCAGACTAATCGAGTTTTCAGGCGAAGTGGATCATGTTCATTTGCTAGTTGATTTCCACCCAGATAACAACTTATCCGTTCTTGTAGGTAGTCTAAAATCAGCATCAAGCAGAATTATTCAGAAAGAATTCTCAGAACATCTATCTAATTTTTATCGTCAACCTGTTTTTTGGTCTAGTTCATATTATGTCTCTTCTACTGGCGGCGCACCAATTGAAAAAATCAAGCAATATATACAATCTCAAGAATCCCCAAATGAATGA
- a CDS encoding YkgJ family cysteine cluster protein — MANWQCVKQCGACCNLEPADRPDIEEYLSPAELELYFSMVGEGGWCVNFDHTTRECRIYANRPRFCRVEAHIFGDMYGIEPEDVNDFAIDCCRQQIEGVYGDRSLEMLRFDKAVGL; from the coding sequence ATGGCAAATTGGCAATGTGTAAAGCAATGTGGCGCCTGCTGTAATCTTGAGCCAGCAGATCGACCAGACATAGAGGAGTATCTCTCACCCGCAGAACTGGAACTTTATTTCAGCATGGTAGGCGAAGGGGGATGGTGCGTTAATTTTGACCATACCACAAGAGAATGCCGCATCTACGCAAATCGTCCTCGTTTCTGTCGTGTAGAAGCACATATATTTGGCGATATGTATGGGATTGAGCCTGAAGACGTGAATGATTTCGCCATTGACTGCTGTCGTCAACAAATAGAAGGGGTGTACGGTGACAGAAGTCTGGAAATGCTACGCTTCGACAAAGCTGTGGGACTGTGA
- a CDS encoding AAA-like domain-containing protein, with product MFAKFNPNYQYQPGGSLPPDAPTYVVRQADTELYEGLLALEYCYVLNARQMGKSSLRVRTMEKLRSTGFACTEIELSGIGSQQITASQWYGGIIQELVSGFGLQINRRSWLKERDDLSPIQCLNEFIETVLLTQIQTKIVIFIDEIDSVLGLKFSTDEFFSLIRHCYENRAIKPAYRRLSFALLGVATPSDLIQDKHYSTPFNIGRAIEIQGFNVNESQPLVNGFVGKVSNPEAVLKEVLYWTNGQPFLTQKLCWLIVHFYLNSTEIHPPQAGEEQAWVEEIVQSKIIENWEAQDEPEHLRTIRDRLLRNSSRSQQLLQLSQQILQQGRIPAQNSSEHLELRLTGLVAQYQGSLT from the coding sequence ATGTTTGCCAAATTTAACCCCAACTATCAGTATCAGCCTGGTGGTAGTCTTCCGCCGGATGCGCCAACTTATGTAGTGCGACAGGCTGATACTGAACTTTACGAAGGGTTATTAGCTCTTGAGTACTGCTATGTCCTCAACGCTAGACAGATGGGGAAGTCCAGCCTAAGAGTGCGGACAATGGAGAAGTTGCGATCTACAGGATTTGCTTGTACAGAAATTGAATTGAGCGGGATTGGTAGCCAGCAAATAACTGCTTCGCAATGGTATGGGGGGATTATTCAGGAATTGGTCAGCGGTTTTGGGTTGCAAATAAACCGGCGCAGTTGGTTAAAAGAAAGGGACGATCTTTCCCCCATCCAGTGCTTAAATGAATTTATTGAAACAGTCTTGTTGACGCAGATTCAAACAAAAATTGTCATTTTTATCGACGAAATTGATAGCGTACTGGGTTTGAAGTTTTCCACTGACGAATTTTTTTCTCTGATTCGTCATTGCTATGAAAATAGAGCTATTAAACCAGCCTATAGGCGATTGTCTTTTGCTTTGTTGGGAGTAGCTACGCCCTCAGATTTGATTCAAGACAAACACTATTCTACGCCTTTTAACATTGGTCGAGCCATTGAAATTCAAGGGTTCAATGTCAACGAGAGCCAGCCTTTGGTCAACGGATTTGTCGGCAAAGTTAGCAACCCGGAAGCCGTCTTAAAAGAAGTTTTATATTGGACTAATGGACAGCCTTTTCTTACTCAAAAACTCTGTTGGTTGATTGTCCATTTTTACCTGAATAGCACAGAAATTCATCCTCCTCAAGCAGGCGAAGAACAGGCGTGGGTTGAGGAAATTGTGCAGAGCAAAATTATTGAAAATTGGGAAGCTCAGGACGAACCTGAGCATTTAAGAACTATTCGCGATCGCCTGCTGCGTAATTCTTCAAGAAGCCAACAATTATTACAACTATCCCAGCAGATTCTCCAACAGGGAAGAATCCCCGCTCAGAACTCCTCGGAACATCTGGAATTGCGGTTGACCGGACTTGTCGCCCAATACCAAGGAAGTTTAACGTAG
- a CDS encoding NINE protein: MLIKRKSRSVAAILAFAGTLTVSGLHKFYLGQPLWGVLYVLLSWTPIPKVASAIEGVWYLALDEEAFDRNFNQGKSQVLNSPQVSNQVETVANALRELDALRQDGLITEYEFEQKRRQLLDQMT; the protein is encoded by the coding sequence ATGTTAATTAAGCGAAAAAGCCGCAGTGTTGCCGCTATTCTAGCTTTTGCTGGCACGCTGACCGTTTCTGGATTACATAAGTTTTATTTAGGACAGCCGCTATGGGGTGTGTTGTATGTCTTGCTTTCCTGGACGCCTATCCCCAAGGTAGCTAGTGCGATTGAGGGAGTTTGGTACTTAGCGCTAGATGAAGAAGCTTTTGATCGGAATTTTAATCAGGGTAAGTCGCAAGTCTTGAACTCACCGCAGGTAAGCAATCAGGTAGAAACAGTGGCTAACGCCTTGCGGGAGTTAGATGCTCTGCGCCAAGATGGACTGATTACAGAGTACGAATTTGAGCAAAAACGCCGCCAGCTGCTAGACCAAATGACCTAA
- a CDS encoding TMEM165/GDT1 family protein, with translation MDWHLLGLSFITVFLSELGDKSQLAAIALSGRSQSPRVVFFGTAAALLLTSLLGALAGGAVAELLPTRLLKAIAAVGFAILATRLLLFSDSEQAP, from the coding sequence ATGGATTGGCATCTTTTAGGATTAAGTTTTATTACAGTTTTTTTATCAGAATTAGGTGACAAGAGTCAGTTAGCGGCGATCGCCCTTTCTGGTCGCAGTCAATCTCCGCGTGTTGTATTTTTTGGCACAGCTGCTGCCCTGCTTTTAACTAGTTTATTGGGAGCATTAGCAGGGGGTGCGGTGGCGGAATTATTACCTACACGCTTGTTAAAGGCGATCGCCGCTGTGGGATTTGCGATCCTCGCTACACGTCTGCTGTTATTCAGCGATTCCGAACAAGCACCATAA
- the recJ gene encoding single-stranded-DNA-specific exonuclease RecJ, protein MLDQFLDESSTPRRRLPNQRWQISPQQTEFAQKLALTRNISPIVSQLLVNRGVETVEQAQIFLDPESLVLPSPLEEFPDLPISVELLENAIAAGEKIAICGDYDADGMTSTALLLRSLRSLGADVNYAIPSRMHDGYGINQRIVEEFHSEGVGLILTVDNGISAVEPIRRARELGLKVIITDHHDIPQQLPNANAILNPKLIAESSPYRGVAGVGVAYILAVCLAQQLGKTHGLIPPMLALFTLGTIADLAPLTGVNRRWVKRGLQYLPKSKLPGVQALIQVAGVQVRGEGETNSQNPKSLKPEDIGFRLGPRINAIGRIADPQIVIELLTTDDMGIALERARQCESINLQRQQMCEQIELEAIAHVESLYATSLLLDRVLVVVQPKWHHGVIGIVASRLVERYGVPVFIGTYEDEEHIRGSARGIPEFHVFAALEACHDLLGKFGGHKAAGGFSLPAANLPELRSRLIEFANQCLEPQHLKPLLKIDTQANLSQINHQLYQQLNTLHPCGIDNPDPVFWTANVQVVEQKIVGKGHIKLTVAQTVADQQYTIKAIAWRWGDYFPLPTRVDIAYKLRENYFNGNTTIEMELIGVRLPTQIHPFFPSPPTSKATFEYNGRPYTCAMYHQGSIPELRIKNPEGKILVMQPGQKMGLLGNNRQDAVEVDISLPHYDKIIQAALQALSVMSQE, encoded by the coding sequence GTGCTAGACCAATTTCTCGACGAATCTTCAACACCCCGCAGGCGTTTACCTAATCAACGTTGGCAAATTTCGCCGCAGCAGACAGAATTTGCTCAAAAACTGGCGCTAACGAGGAATATTTCGCCGATTGTCAGCCAATTGCTGGTAAATCGGGGTGTGGAAACGGTAGAACAAGCGCAAATATTTTTAGATCCAGAGTCTTTAGTCTTACCTTCGCCGTTGGAGGAATTTCCTGATCTGCCAATTAGTGTAGAGTTATTGGAAAATGCGATCGCCGCTGGAGAAAAAATTGCTATATGTGGTGATTATGATGCTGATGGGATGACTAGCACGGCTTTATTGTTGCGGAGTCTCCGCAGTTTAGGTGCTGATGTGAATTATGCTATTCCCAGTCGGATGCACGATGGCTATGGGATTAATCAGCGGATTGTGGAAGAATTCCATAGTGAAGGTGTCGGACTGATTCTGACTGTTGATAATGGGATCTCGGCGGTTGAACCAATAAGAAGAGCTAGAGAACTGGGTTTGAAGGTGATTATCACCGATCACCACGATATCCCACAACAATTACCAAATGCTAATGCTATCCTTAACCCCAAACTCATAGCAGAATCTTCACCTTACCGGGGTGTGGCTGGTGTTGGTGTTGCCTATATCTTGGCGGTGTGTCTGGCACAACAATTAGGGAAGACTCACGGCTTAATCCCTCCCATGTTAGCACTATTTACTTTAGGAACGATAGCAGATTTAGCTCCCTTGACTGGGGTTAACCGTCGCTGGGTAAAACGCGGTTTACAATATTTACCCAAGTCTAAATTACCAGGTGTGCAGGCACTGATTCAAGTAGCTGGGGTGCAGGTGAGGGGAGAGGGGGAGACCAACTCCCAAAATCCAAAATCGTTGAAACCGGAGGATATTGGCTTTCGGTTGGGTCCGCGAATTAATGCTATTGGTCGGATTGCTGATCCGCAGATTGTCATTGAACTGCTGACTACAGATGATATGGGAATAGCCCTCGAAAGAGCAAGGCAGTGCGAATCGATTAACCTGCAGCGTCAACAAATGTGTGAGCAAATTGAACTTGAAGCGATCGCTCATGTAGAATCATTATATGCAACATCACTACTACTTGACCGTGTATTAGTCGTTGTCCAACCCAAATGGCACCACGGCGTGATTGGTATTGTCGCCTCGCGCTTGGTGGAACGCTACGGTGTCCCGGTGTTCATTGGTACTTATGAGGATGAGGAACATATTCGCGGTTCAGCGCGGGGAATTCCTGAGTTTCATGTGTTTGCAGCTTTAGAAGCTTGTCACGATTTACTAGGTAAATTTGGCGGACACAAAGCAGCGGGGGGATTTTCTTTACCAGCGGCGAATTTACCAGAATTGCGATCGCGTTTGATTGAATTTGCTAACCAGTGTCTAGAACCCCAACACCTCAAGCCATTACTCAAGATTGATACTCAAGCTAATCTCAGTCAAATCAATCACCAACTTTACCAACAGTTAAATACTCTCCATCCTTGCGGTATCGACAATCCCGATCCAGTTTTCTGGACAGCCAATGTCCAAGTGGTTGAGCAAAAAATCGTGGGGAAGGGACACATCAAGCTCACCGTTGCTCAAACCGTCGCTGATCAACAGTATACAATTAAGGCGATCGCTTGGCGTTGGGGTGACTACTTCCCCCTACCAACCCGTGTCGATATCGCCTACAAACTGCGAGAAAATTACTTTAATGGCAATACCACTATCGAGATGGAATTAATCGGAGTCCGACTCCCAACCCAGATTCACCCATTTTTCCCCTCACCCCCTACCTCAAAAGCCACCTTTGAGTACAATGGGCGTCCCTACACTTGCGCTATGTATCATCAGGGTTCCATACCAGAATTAAGAATTAAAAATCCTGAAGGAAAAATTTTAGTTATGCAGCCAGGACAGAAAATGGGTTTATTGGGCAATAATCGTCAAGATGCTGTAGAGGTTGATATATCTCTACCACATTATGACAAAATTATTCAAGCTGCCCTGCAAGCGTTATCAGTCATGAGTCAGGAGTGA
- a CDS encoding ComEA family DNA-binding protein, translated as MNNWLPLNLRLQKLRAKILNDPYYRLQSGEEIQIAAKLGMQIDANQATVDDWLRLPGLSIHQARSLVELSRSGVKYYCIEDIAAALAMPVQRLEPLKQVLSFNYYDEESLVNITHIVNPNTATVEKLAEVPFIDLSLAQAVVENRLSGGLYRNLVDFQQRLQLPGDAIAQLMYYLRF; from the coding sequence ATGAACAACTGGCTACCTTTGAACTTGAGGTTACAAAAACTCCGTGCCAAAATCCTCAACGACCCCTACTATCGATTACAATCTGGGGAAGAAATTCAGATAGCAGCAAAACTGGGGATGCAAATTGACGCTAATCAGGCGACTGTAGATGATTGGTTACGTCTACCAGGTTTGTCAATTCACCAAGCGCGATCGCTTGTTGAACTTTCGCGTTCAGGTGTTAAATATTACTGTATAGAAGATATTGCTGCAGCTTTAGCAATGCCAGTACAGCGACTAGAACCACTGAAGCAGGTGTTAAGTTTTAATTACTATGACGAAGAATCTCTAGTCAATATTACGCATATAGTTAACCCAAATACAGCCACAGTTGAGAAGCTAGCAGAAGTTCCCTTTATAGATTTGTCTCTAGCCCAAGCAGTGGTGGAAAATCGTTTATCAGGTGGACTATACCGTAACCTAGTTGATTTCCAGCAACGGTTACAACTACCTGGCGATGCGATCGCTCAGTTAATGTATTATTTAAGGTTTTAA
- the lepB gene encoding signal peptidase I, whose amino-acid sequence MTTHESDVKEAPASAKIFRNWQENLTLIAIALCLAFLIRTFIAEPRYIPSDSMVPTLHTGDRLVVEKISYHFHPPTIGDIIVFQPPAELQRRGYPKDQAFIKRIIGQPGEIINVADGKVYINGQPLQEDYIAEPPNSPFPPVKVPEGEFFVMGDNRNDSNDSRYWGFLPKKNIIGRATFRFWPLDRFGLIERASSEQ is encoded by the coding sequence ATGACGACTCACGAAAGTGATGTGAAAGAGGCTCCTGCATCGGCGAAAATATTCCGTAATTGGCAGGAAAATCTGACTCTGATAGCGATCGCCCTGTGTTTGGCCTTCCTGATTCGGACTTTTATCGCTGAACCCCGTTATATACCCTCAGACTCAATGGTGCCAACCTTACATACAGGCGATCGCCTAGTAGTAGAAAAAATCTCCTATCATTTTCACCCCCCCACAATTGGTGATATTATTGTTTTTCAGCCTCCGGCAGAACTACAAAGGCGCGGATATCCTAAAGACCAAGCTTTTATCAAGCGCATAATTGGTCAGCCTGGAGAGATCATTAACGTTGCTGATGGCAAAGTTTACATCAACGGTCAACCCTTGCAAGAAGACTACATCGCTGAACCACCAAATAGTCCCTTCCCACCAGTAAAAGTCCCCGAAGGCGAATTCTTTGTCATGGGAGATAATCGCAACGATAGTAACGACTCCCGCTACTGGGGTTTTTTACCGAAAAAAAATATCATCGGTCGCGCCACATTTCGCTTTTGGCCTCTTGATCGCTTTGGGTTGATTGAAAGAGCGAGCAGTGAGCAGTGA
- a CDS encoding RNA-guided endonuclease TnpB family protein, with translation MLLTSIKTKLKLTADQKILMSKHAGISRFTYNWGLATWQALYQSGYQPNHLILKKFFNNEVKPFLTWIKEKGICQKITEFAFDNLGKAFKNFFCKRAEYPKFKRKGRNESFTINAGGKPINIGGKRIKLPTIGWVATYESLLHTTTTKVTISQSAGDWYISCSYEIEPEITKKEHDYVGVDLGIKTLATLSTGVIFVNPKALKSARRKLTRLQRQLTRKIKGSNRYKKQKLRISKLHRRITNIRIDATHKATTFICKNHAVVALEDLNTSGMLKNHKLAGAVSDANFYEFRRQIEYKVIRYGGTVVFVDRFYPSSKTCANCGEIQEISLSQRVYECKKCQHTEDRDLNASKNLEKYARQAKACLDVKG, from the coding sequence GTGTTACTGACTTCTATCAAAACCAAGTTAAAATTGACTGCCGACCAGAAAATTCTGATGTCAAAACATGCCGGCATATCCCGATTTACATACAATTGGGGACTCGCCACATGGCAAGCATTGTATCAATCAGGATATCAACCCAATCACTTGATTTTGAAAAAGTTCTTTAATAATGAAGTCAAGCCATTTTTGACATGGATTAAAGAAAAAGGTATTTGTCAAAAAATCACGGAATTTGCTTTTGATAATTTAGGGAAAGCTTTTAAGAACTTCTTTTGTAAACGTGCAGAGTATCCCAAGTTTAAAAGAAAAGGCAGAAATGAGAGTTTTACAATTAATGCAGGTGGTAAACCAATAAATATCGGTGGTAAACGCATTAAATTACCAACGATTGGCTGGGTTGCAACTTATGAATCTTTACTTCACACCACAACCACAAAGGTTACTATATCTCAATCTGCGGGAGATTGGTACATTTCTTGTTCTTATGAAATAGAACCAGAAATTACCAAAAAAGAACATGATTATGTCGGGGTTGATTTAGGCATAAAAACCTTAGCTACCTTATCAACAGGAGTGATTTTTGTCAATCCGAAAGCTTTAAAAAGTGCCAGGAGAAAGTTAACAAGATTACAACGTCAACTTACAAGAAAAATTAAGGGAAGTAATCGTTACAAAAAACAAAAGTTGAGAATATCTAAACTGCATCGACGTATTACTAATATACGTATTGATGCCACTCATAAAGCAACTACATTTATCTGCAAAAACCACGCAGTTGTTGCTTTGGAGGATTTGAATACTTCGGGGATGTTGAAAAATCATAAGTTAGCCGGTGCTGTCAGCGATGCCAATTTTTATGAATTCCGTAGACAAATAGAATATAAAGTAATTAGATATGGTGGAACTGTCGTATTTGTAGATAGATTTTACCCATCTAGTAAAACTTGTGCAAATTGTGGAGAAATTCAAGAAATTAGTCTATCACAGCGGGTTTACGAGTGTAAAAAATGTCAGCATACTGAAGACAGAGATTTAAATGCATCTAAAAATCTCGAAAAATATGCACGTCAGGCTAAAGCGTGTCTGGACGTTAAGGGATAG
- a CDS encoding TMEM165/GDT1 family protein yields MKLESVPLSLSGISETVSQSEIKDSTDSNLTSAIADGVAPIVVESPKKPESLAVVFATTFATIFLAEIGDKTQLSTLLMSAESHAPWVVFIGSAAALVTTSLLGVLLGSWIAARLSPKTVEKSAGVMLLLISVMLFWDVVIGQ; encoded by the coding sequence GTGAAACTTGAATCTGTACCTTTAAGCCTTTCTGGCATATCTGAGACTGTCAGCCAGTCAGAAATAAAAGACAGCACCGATAGTAACTTAACTAGTGCGATCGCTGATGGGGTTGCGCCGATAGTTGTCGAGAGTCCAAAAAAGCCAGAATCACTGGCGGTTGTTTTCGCTACGACCTTCGCGACTATTTTTTTAGCAGAAATTGGAGATAAGACTCAGCTATCTACCCTGTTAATGAGTGCGGAATCCCATGCGCCGTGGGTAGTATTTATTGGGTCTGCGGCGGCACTTGTAACCACCAGCTTATTAGGCGTATTGTTAGGTAGTTGGATAGCTGCTCGACTTAGCCCGAAAACCGTAGAAAAATCAGCAGGAGTAATGTTGTTGCTGATTTCGGTGATGTTGTTTTGGGATGTAGTGATTGGTCAATAG
- a CDS encoding photosystem II reaction center protein Ycf12, with protein sequence MFDVLANINWEVIFQLLFVGLIVIAGPIVIFVLAFRNGDL encoded by the coding sequence ATGTTTGACGTTTTAGCCAACATCAATTGGGAAGTGATTTTTCAGCTACTGTTTGTCGGCTTAATCGTGATAGCCGGTCCAATAGTAATTTTTGTCCTAGCATTTCGCAACGGCGACCTTTGA